CCTGAGAAGAGATGGGTAGGTGAGACCGACCAGCTAACCGTACTGCCTGCCGGGGCGTTCTGTAGGGTAAAGGCATTGGTGGAACAGAGGTAGTCGGGGCCGGAAATGGTGGGTAAGGCTGCCTGGACGGCTGCTAGAGCATTTAAACGGCCAAAACCGAAAGTATTATCAAAACCGCTTGGCCCCATATCCGTTGCAGTTTGCTGTAAAATGGTTCTCACTTGGGCTTCGGTCAAGTTTGGGTTAACAGAGAGCATTAATGCTGCAACTCCAGAAACTTGGGGGGCGGCAGCTGAGGTTCCCCCAAAGGTATCCGTATAATTTCCATTGTCATAGCCGAGATTCCCCATCCTGTCTGTGGTGACTACATCACCATTACCCCCCAAATTTCCAGAGGGAGCTACCAAATCCATTTGCGGCCCCCGACTACTATAATTCCATATATCCCCGTTTCTGTAAATGGCACCTACAGTAATCACTCCGTTCACGTTAGCAGGAAAAGTTACGCCGTTAAAGCAGTTGTTGCACTCAGGTCGCGAATGAGAATTTCCCGATGCAAAAACCACCACGCTTCCCAGTCCACCTCTACCCTGGGTTCTGGCACGGTTTATAGCAAAGGTGATTTCATCAAAATTAGCTCCTTGGGCAACGAAACCCCAGGAATTACTTAATATCTCCGCCTCACCATCATCCCAAGCCCAATCTATCGCATCAGCCAAATCATCAATATCTTCATTAAAAACAACCCATTGATTACCAAAAGGGTCGGTAACAATGTCCCAGTCATTGAATATATTCACTGGAATAATTTGTGTACACGGTGCCACACCCGCTATACCCAAATTGTTGTGAGTTGCTGAAATAATACCGGCACATGCTTGGCCATGACCAATTATATGTAGATTCGCAGGTGGAGGAGGCGCTACTGGTGCTCCAAATCCCGTATTATTTGTAGGCGTAAATCCAGGTAGAACTCTCCCATCAATATCTTCATGGTTTTCAACACCGTCATCAATAACAGCCACCCTTACTTCCCTGACACCCTGGGTAATGCCCCAAGCCTGGGGGGCATTGATATCAATATTGTTTCCCTGATTCAAATAGTATTGATCAGGATAAAGTGGATCGGTTGGAACCACCTGATATCTTTCTACAGAGGCTTTAAAATTTGGGTGACAGTAACTGACAAGATCACTTTAGTAAATCAAATTAGCGAGGCTAATAACATTATTCCAGTCTCGAATTAATACTTTAAAGGTATTATACCTCCTTGTTACAAAAGAATTGTATTCACCTTCTATCAAGTGAAGGATACTATCGATGGTAACTCCTGGCTTTGCTTGAAGCAGTATCTCTCCGTTAATAAAAATGGGGGGGGGTCTTCACCCTCGAAATTAAGACCATACGCTGCAGATTCAATTTCAGGAATTTCCACTTTTATGCTGTCAATATCCAAAGGTATCGTTTTGGATTTGATTATGATTTCTCCATTTACTGTTTTACTCGCAGAAAAAGATAAATCAGCTTTTTGAATTCTTGAAGTTAAAGCCTGTAAGTCTGTCCCAAGCTTTGTCTTTACAAGCATCGAGTTTTTATCAACTGACAAGTAATGCTTTTTCCCATCAGACCAGAAATAAAGTTTTTCTTTGTTTACCGATGACACTATTACGAATAAAAGCAATAAACTAAAAAAGAGTAGAATGTTTTTCATTTTTCACGGACAATATTCGGTTGAATAATCGGTAATAACTATCATAGGAACGGCCAAAGG
This window of the Aquiflexum balticum DSM 16537 genome carries:
- a CDS encoding S8 family serine peptidase codes for the protein MVPTDPLYPDQYYLNQGNNIDINAPQAWGITQGVREVRVAVIDDGVENHEDIDGRVLPGFTPTNNTGFGAPVAPPPPANLHIIGHGQACAGIISATHNNLGIAGVAPCTQIIPVNIFNDWDIVTDPFGNQWVVFNEDIDDLADAIDWAWDDGEAEILSNSWGFVAQGANFDEITFAINRARTQGRGGLGSVVVFASGNSHSRPECNNCFNGVTFPANVNGVITVGAIYRNGDIWNYSSRGPQMDLVAPSGNLGGNGDVVTTDRMGNLGYDNGNYTDTFGGTSAAAPQVSGVAALMLSVNPNLTEAQVRTILQQTATDMGPSGFDNTFGFGRLNALAAVQAALPTISGPDYLCSTNAFTLQNAPAGSTVSWSVSPTHLFSGSTSGNGTNASLSPAGWTSSGQATVTFSIEGDCGTVESSTEFWVGRAVSSIEGPYDMAVNTVENYFATGNPYMGITDYQWSVFPSGYHWIGNQGTNGITLSFSATGLYSLELDVVNPCGARGSEIGIYVYNPWEHFTLYPNPTSDILHISMDLETRGRDVDLDFEVSLFDGQGRELIPAKQAHQEASLDLSRIPKGFYYVHIRYRDALLRRQIRVER